The DNA region tttagtatttttagttcaTCTTTCGATAATTCCAGTTTTCCAATATTGATTGTGATCAGAAAGTGACAATATTTGTCTTCGATCTGACCCTTCAACACTGTAACTCATATGGAATCTTTGTGTGTGTTTTACAGTGACCAGCAATTGACTgtgaaaaaagaagtaaaaaaatgtCACAAACTAATGATGTTGAGGGTGTAAAGGAGAAGAAAGTGATGAATGATGGTGAAAAAACTCAAGTTGATGATGGTAAAGATCAAATCTTTGGTGAAGAAGTTGCTGTATCTGAAGAGTTAAAAGATTcagatgaaaatgaaaatgaaaagaatCTGATGCCCTCAGCCACAGAGGAGGTAAGGAAATGGAAAGTCTGTAATATGTGGTTCTGAATTCTTCATGGttatatatgtatagatatatCTATTTCAATAGtgaacttttaattcttttgctTTGACTTTTACAGGAAGAAGCAATCAAAAAAAAGTATGGAGGTTTATTACCTAAAAAGCCAACCTTAATATCCAAGGTTTCTGTGCTTTGACTCTTATTTATACAATATTTCTTGAATGTTAATACGTATATGTATCCGAGTTATCTTTCTATACCTATGGTTATATATACGTAAAGAGAAATGAAGAGTTAAAAACACAATTCGTCCTCGGTTGCTGACTGGAACATTTGAATTGTCTGCTAGAACCATGACCGTGCATTTTTCGATTCAGCTGATTGGGCACTAGGAAAGGTAAAGTATAGAAACTATGGCATAAGTCTGAGTTGCTTCAGGTTTTGATATTGAATGGCAATAGTAGTTTAAACTAAGGTTATATGTTTGGTCACATGTTGAACAGCAaggatcacaaaagcctaaagGACCACTTGAAGCATTGCGCCCCAAATTACAGGCATGATCATCTCTAGTGTTTTATGTTATCCGGATTCGGGAGCTGTAGCTAGTACTTGTTAAATTTACAGGCATGATAATGAAGGTAAAAGAGGATCAATTCTATTTTTCAGACAGCAACATCACACATACTCGGACATGAGTATGGAGATATGACGGAGTCATGTGTTTCTTGTGTCTCACAGCTTCATCTTCCGAGGATCAAAGCTGCACATTGGAGGGGGACAATGATACTATAAACTCTGGAACAGAGGAGCATGTTCATGGTGATGGTGATGAAACATGACATGAGCCACAACTGTGGAGTTTGGATCACTTTTTAGATTTAAGTGCTACTATTTTTGTTGTTTGTAACAACCATTGACTGTATCTGAGCCACCACTTTTATTGTTGGTGGGAGCAATAAATATAGAAACG from Gossypium hirsutum isolate 1008001.06 chromosome A04, Gossypium_hirsutum_v2.1, whole genome shotgun sequence includes:
- the LOC107934863 gene encoding uncharacterized protein produces the protein MSQTNDVEGVKEKKVMNDGEKTQVDDGKDQIFGEEVAVSEELKDSDENENEKNLMPSATEEEEAIKKKYGGLLPKKPTLISKNHDRAFFDSADWALGKQGSQKPKGPLEALRPKLQTATSHILGHEYGDMTESCVSCVSQLHLPRIKAAHWRGTMIL